Sequence from the Candidatus Woesearchaeota archaeon genome:
TTTTGGGTGGGAATACAACTATGCAAATCTTCCCAGCGCTTATCTTCTTGGAATCCTGGTTGGAAAGAAAGCACAGGAAGCAGGAATAAAAGAGGCTATAGCAGATATAGGATTAAGCAGCCCTGTTCCCGGCTCAAAAATGTATGCTGTTATAAAAGGCAGCGTTGATGCTGGCCTGAACATACCTTATTCAGAATCAGTATTGCCCAAGGAAGACAGGCTTAAAGGAAAACATATAGAGCAATATGCAAGTAAGCTCAGCGAAAATCCTGATAGCCTGAACAAGAGATTCAGCAGCTATATCAAAAAAAATTCAGACCCGCACAAGATAAGCGAAAAATTGCAGGAAATTAAGAAGATGATTATTGGTGCATAAAATGTCAGAAAAAAAATCTACAGCAAAGAGGGAGACAGAGCCCGCAGAACTGGAGAGTTGGCAGCCTAAAACAAGCCTTGGAAAAAAAGTCAAAGCAGGAAAAATAAAAAACATAGATGAAATACTTGATAATGGTGACAGGATTCTTGAGCCGGAGATAGTAGATACACTTCTTCCCGGGCTTGAGTCTGAATTGCTTCTTATTGGCCAGTCGAAAGGTAAGTTTGGCGGTGGTCAAAGGCGTGTGTTCAAGCAGACGCAAAAAAAGACCTGTGAAGGAAACAGGCCGCAGTTCGCTACATT
This genomic interval carries:
- a CDS encoding 50S ribosomal protein L18, with product MKSNKTHTIQNRRKREGKTNYRKRLKLLLSKRPRLVIRKSLRRITAQVIKYNEKGDKVIITATSDKLKDFGWEYNYANLPSAYLLGILVGKKAQEAGIKEAIADIGLSSPVPGSKMYAVIKGSVDAGLNIPYSESVLPKEDRLKGKHIEQYASKLSENPDSLNKRFSSYIKKNSDPHKISEKLQEIKKMIIGA